The Malassezia japonica chromosome 8, complete sequence genome includes a window with the following:
- a CDS encoding uncharacterized protein (COG:G; EggNog:ENOG503NVM3; TransMembrane:12 (i93-111o142-159i166-185o191-216i228-249o261-285i338-356o368-392i404-425o437-457i469-490o502-522i)), whose translation MPRILQPGEFEQSLDESDGFRTDSSLDGLDDEKREKASAELSDFHIFQNNTLVDHWAGVYDKSEYEGRHRFDPSFTWTKQEERELVWKLDTRLMLLVWVMFFSLDLVRHNLNRSLASRSEKHGGNILEEVGLSQNDINHGMLAFYLSFLCMELPSGLISKRLGPEVWVPTQIIAWSIVCACQSAITNKAGFYITRVFLGITQGGFIPDMCLYLTYFYTSKEMNVRMSFFYTVLGASQIIGSFLSVGFMQLNGLNGWAGWRYLFALDSVISGVIGLLAIFLMPATITKTTTFAIRKPWFTDREEKILVNRLLRDDPTKGDMNNHQSVTWRGLWNCLKDYDGWVIYALAFLVLIPYQPPQTYLSYILSDLGFNTLMSNLLAIPGMVLFMANALWMAQLATRFRARAWTSALTNAWVFPCLVALLCIPQKQDYYWNWVRYGLYSLVTAVPYPLPSIVGWVSENAYSVQTRTISLCFLNITAQIGSIAATFVYTDGDQPFYLRGNTAMAVLAGVSVVQCVLTPLYFTARNRYKAKKWAQLSPDEQQAYAVHSRDFGPRRLDTRLAT comes from the coding sequence ATGCCGCGTATACTCCAGCCTGGCGAGTTTGAGCAGTCGCTAGACGAGAGCGACGGCTTTCGGACGGACTCTTCGCTCGATGGCTTGGACGACGAGAAGCGCGAGAAAGCGAGCGCGGAGCTGTCCGACTTTCACATCTTTCAGAACAATACCCTAGTCGACCACTGGGCTGGTGTCTATGACAAGTCCGAGTACGAAGGGCGGCACCGGTTCGACCCCTCCTTTACGTGGACCAAGCAAgaagagcgcgagctggtaTGGAAATTGGATACGCGGCTGATGCTGCTTGTGTGGGTCATGTTCTTTTCGCTGGACCTGGTGCGGCACAATCTGAATCGGTCGCTTGCGAGTCGCAGCGAGAAGCACGGGGGAAATATCTTGGAAGAAGTGGGCCTCTCTCAAAACGATATCAACCATGGCATGCTGGCGTTTTACCTGTCGTTCCTGTGCATGGAGCTTCCGTCTGGCCTGATTTCCAAGCGGCTCGGTCCCGAGGTATGGGTGCCTACGCAGATCATTGCGTGGTCCATCGTGTGTGCGTGCCAGTCGGCCATCACGAACAAGGCTGGCTTTTACATTACACGCGTCTTTCTCGGCATCACGCAGGGCGGTTTTATTCCGGACATGTGCCTGTACCTCACCTACTTTTACACGTCCAAAGAGATGAATGTGCGCATGAGCTTCTTTTATACGGTGCTTGGCGCGTCGCAAATCATCGGCTCGTTTCTGTCGGTCGGCTTTATGCAGCTGAATGGCCTCAATGGCTGGGCGGGCTGGCGCTacctctttgcgctggATTCGGTCATTTCCGGCGTGATTGGCCTGCTGGCCATCTTTTTGATGCCAGCGACCATTAcgaagacgacgacgtTTGCGATCCGCAAGCCGTGGTTTACCGACCGCGAGGAAAAGATCCTCGTGaaccgcctgctgcgcgacgacccCACCAAAGGCGACATGAACAACCACCAGTCGGTCACCTGGCGCGGCCTCTGGAACTGTCTGAAGGACTACGACGGCTGGGTCATTTACGCACTCGCGTTCCTCGTGCTGATCCCCTACCAGCCCCCCCAGACCTACCTGTCGTATATTCTGAGCGACCTAGGCTTCAATACGCTGATGAGCAACTTGCTTGCGATCCCCGGCATGGTGCTCTTTATGGCCAACGCGCTGTGgatggcgcagctcgcgacACGCTTCCGCGCCCGCGCATGGACCTCGGCGCTGACCAACGCGTGGGTATTTCcgtgcctcgtcgcgctcctgtGTATTCCGCAGAAGCAGGACTACTACTGGAACTGGGTGCGCTACGGCCTCTACAGCCTCGTCACCGCCGTGCCCTATCCCCTGCCGAGCATTGTCGGCTGGGTCTCGGAGAATGCGTACTCTGTGCAGACCCGCACGATCTCGCTCTGCTTTCTGAATATCACGGCCCAGATCGGCTCGATCGCAGCGACATTTGTGTACACCGACGGCGACCAGCCGTTCTACCTGCGCGGCAACACGGCCATGGCCGTATTGGCCGGCGTCTCGGTCGTGCAGTGCGTGCTGACGCCGCTCTACTTTACCGCGCGGAATCGGTACAAGGCGAAAAAGTGGGCACAGCTCTCCCCAgacgagcagcaggccTACGCGGTGCACTCGCGCGACTTTGGGCCCCGCCGCCTCGatacgcgcctcgcgacATAA
- a CDS encoding uncharacterized protein (COG:S; EggNog:ENOG503Q372) encodes MPRVKREGSEEARAPKRVRGKNRTGGDVASLLKLHGIQARAVVNVAWPEAGRASLVETDVGPEAAFLARTPTRDKLVDVAWRPPVHWNAWQETPEPVRRRMELRNAAPIPLSVGSEAVHLAPYEAVSLPDPKSDRKVHLLDTGGHIYDMAWAPQADADNAEWLAIARAPDRTTRSLVDAPLLGGDIQIWKFPLHQSTPTLHVVLESEGGTPLRLAWQPEQTGGLGVLAATYADGSVRIMRVPDEEAPTGIAADDVRVLRLASACFSLDWQGDRLATGCVNGDVAVWDVASDLPLVHAPVHDTLVSAVRWQALPPVTTDGIPDAAQQPTTLLTLGWDGTELISDVHSMYTPVRLAHTREPRYAAAWAPYGGLFAVDLGDNHFGSVSLRTHDVGQHHALGFHHGRITALAASSCHPYVASGATDGSVKFTNVLGAGKRKTEDGSRAMHKSFRLSFKDARYILEDTFYPEGVWPQTATKTAPPFWHEWDASVAITALAYSPNPARALLLASGTALGMARIEWI; translated from the exons ATGCCCCGCGTAAAGCGCGAAGGGAGCGaagaggcgcgtgcgccgaagcgcgtACGGGGCAAGAACCGGACGGGCGGCGATgtcgcgtcgctgctgaAGCTGCATGGCATCcaggcgcgtgcggtgGTGAATGTCGCGTGGCCGGAGGccgggcgtgcgtcgctcgtcgagACCGACGTCGGGCCCGAGGCCGCGTTTCTGGCACGGACACCGACGCGCGacaagctcgtcgacgtggcGTGGCGCCCTCCGGTGCACTGGAACGCATGGCAGGAGACGCCGGAgccggtgcggcggcgcatggagctgcgcaatgcGGCGCCGATCCCGTTATCGGTCGggagcgaggcggtgcaccTGGCGCCGTACGAGGCCGTGTCGCTGC CGGACCCCAAGAGCGACCGAAAAGTGCACTTGCTTGATACCGGCGGGCATATCTACGACATGGCGtgggcgccgcaggccgaCGCAGACA ACGCCGAATGGCTCGCcattgcgcgtgcgccggaccgcacgacgcgctccctggtcgacgcgccgctgctgggCGGCGACATCCAGATCTGGAAGTTTCCGCTGCACCagtcgacgccgacgctgcatgtcgtgctcgagagcgagggcggcacgccgctgcgcctcgcttGGCAGCCCGAACAGACCGggggcctcggcgtgcttgccgcgacgtacgcggaCGGGAGCGTGCGCATTATGCGCGTGCCCGACGAGGAAGCACCGACGGGCATCGCTGCGGACGACGTCCGTGTCCTGCGCCttgcctcggcgtgcttcAGCCTCGACTGGCAaggcgaccgcctcgctACCGGCTGTGTGAacggcgacgtggccgTGTGGGACGTCGCGAGCGACCTCCCCCTCGTGCACGCGCCAGTGCACGACACGCTCGTGAGCGCTGTGCGGTGGCAAGCGCTTCCTCCCGTGACGACGGACGGGATCcccgacgctgcgcagcagccgaCGACGCTCCTCACGCTCGGGTGGGACGGCACGGAGCTCATCTCTGATGTACACTCGATGTACACGCCTGTGCGCCTCGCACACACCCGGG AACCACGGTATGCTGCTGCCTGGGCGCCGTACGGCGGCCTGTTTGCCGTGGACCTCGGTGACAACCACTTTGGAAgcgtgtcgctgcgcacgcacgatGTGGGCCAGCATCATGCGCTCGGCTTCCACCACGGGCGCatcacggcgctcgccgcgtcgtcctgCCATCCGTacgtcgcgagcggcgcgacagACGGCTCGGTCAAGTTTACCaacgtgctcggcgcgggcaaGCGCAAGACAGAGGACGGGAGCCGC GCCATGCACAAGAGTTTCCGCCTCTCGTTCAAAGACGCGCGCTACATCCTCGAGGATACCTTTTACCCCGAAGGCGTCTGGCCGCAGACCGCGACCAAGACTGCGCCCCCGTTCTGGCACGAGTGGGACGCGTCGGTGGCGATTACCGCGCTGGCGTACAGCCCCAAtcccgcgcgcgcgctgctgctcgcgagcggcacggcgctcggcatggcCCGCATCGAGTGGATCTAA
- a CDS encoding uncharacterized protein (EggNog:ENOG503P8XK): MPAVAWSADTRVAAPAPDAPLSGPQGEEGSVPNTPTTSVPHESAESTQAGQGTSGAQAAPDAPQGKWVAAEDAAEWNSLLIWARRQRGPQWDTGTGVWQVPHGSEQYYGFSMREHGQPEV; encoded by the exons ATGCCGGCGGTGGCCTGGAGTGCGGATACGCGtgtcgcggcgcctgcgccggatgcgccgctgTCTGGTCCACAAGGAGAGGAAGGCTCTGTCCCAAAtacgccgacgacgtctGTGCCGCATGAGTCTGCAGAGAGCACACAGGCCGGCCAAGGCACGTCAGGCGCACAGGCCGCACCAGATGCGCCCCAAGGCAAGTGGGTCGCAGCCGAGGATGCCGCCGAGTGGAATAGCCTGCTGATATGGGCACGGAGGCAGCGTGGGCCGCAATGGGATACCGGGACGGGCGT TTGGCAAGTGCCGCATGGGAGTGAGCAGTACTATGG CTTTTCGATGCGCGAGCATGGCCAGCCTGAAGTGTAA
- a CDS encoding uncharacterized protein (EggNog:ENOG503P6EU; COG:S), with translation MRDWTWEELRDVFQARGYHKTPLSVERLDEKNKNVLLQIMRTLMNEREEDAQVRERLLARNQELERRVQTTQRTTKHASDKTQNVENRLHTIESRLQNAHRALADEQAAHKATREQLGRARKQMLQMKAATAQHRTATDRRSERLRERMTTLSLSNLKALVPDIRIASPAFVAKSTTPEAEIAEQQLSATEQKNLALMDATHALKKLAADALTSLHQADVRLQKIIEVEVPHEARGAREGGEPQLAQLFPPLRPLVVDDTEETHPARKRLHTLSRALQEHVAQLSQWAALSHVRSEYTPAERGAAPVSPTPADLAEVQQVEADLLLPGKRRRVSES, from the exons ATGCGCGACTGGACGTgggaggagctgcgcgatgTTTTTCAGGCGCGCGGCTACCACAAGACGCCGCTGAGCGTCGAGAGACTCGATGAAAAGAACAAGAATGTGCTCCTGCAGATTATGCGCACGCTCATgaacgagcgcgaggaagACGCacaggtgcgcgagcgcctcctcgcgcgcaacCAGGAGctggagcggcgcgtgcagacgacgcagcgcacgacCAAGCACGCGTCGGACAAGACACAGAATGTCGAGAACCGCTTGCACACGATCGAGTCGCGGCTGCA AAACGCACACCGCGCACTGGCCGACGAACAGGCCGCGCACAaagcgacgcgcgagcagctcggccgcgcacgcaagCAGATGCTGCAGATGAAGGCGGCTACGGCACAGCACCGCACTGCGACCGACCGCCGCtcggagcgcctgcgcgagcgcatgaCGACGCTTTCCCTCTCGAACctcaaggcgctcgtgccggaTATCCGCATCGCGAGCCCCGCGTTTGTCGCGAAATCGACcacgcccgaggccgagattgccgagcagcagctctCGGCCACGGAGCAAAAGAACCTCGCGCTGATGGACGCGACACACGCGCTCAAGAAACTCGCGGCGGATGCGCTCACGTCGCTGCACCAGGCCGATGTGCGTCTGCAAAAGATTAtcgaggtcgaggtgccgcacgaggcgcgcggcgcgcgcgagggcggcgagccgcagctcgcgcagctcttCCCCCCGCTGCGCCCGCTTGTGGTGGACGATACAGAAGAGACGCATCCTGCACGCAAGCGTCTGCACACCTtgtcgcgtgcgctgcaagAGCACGTTGCTCAGCTGTCCCAGTGGGCTGCGCTGAGCCATGTGCGGAGCGAGTATACCCccgcggagcgcggcgcggcgcccgtgTCGCCGACCCCTgcggacctcgccgaggtccagCAGGTCGAGGCCGATCTGCTGCTGCCCGGcaagcggcggcgtgtgAGCGAATCGTAG
- a CDS encoding uncharacterized protein (EggNog:ENOG503NVS7; COG:P; TransMembrane:11 (o316-336i484-503o509-529i688-708o720-749i1228-1246o1252-1271i1292-1313o1339-1358i1370-1394o1406-1428i)), which yields MDDRPAELAEAQYQAPFAMPRRARASSAASSMSFFDERELQEAQEWASSQERPAGVPMRRRRRDSQVGSYDDHSAIFDGPAAEGVPSSVSSMHHVMARPSFQTYSRRQRRGRGRRRRDSAAHSREPSPTSERTGSNASHTASAISYRKRAYRPRDEAQGEPAQNGIIGSFFATIRGEEEPWDEQALTDEYSEEPRSDDDEEYSEGESDRSSTSSRRRDSPSRMIPNVFGTYEEPFAEHDENEAPFDDPALGAKPVHLKDFPDAAPLLDEGPAPVEDEAQKSVWLDKSCRDKQQIYLADEDTLIRITGYTVRTDRMLLYHVACVLTLGILALLVLWFPKWRLQYLLRECDFAHAEFVVVENQWGDLSQESFMLVPFARPLRAVFPASSRDPPCTHAQYQAMLQDPLEDEGDAEEVVDLRMFEYRYTRFLLHPPSGRFRTIKDWRDTAWTSSGAMQRGLRADLEKERAAVFGANVIEITGKTTWELLVGEVLHPFYIFQIVSIALWSLDDYYYYAFCIAAISVGSIFSTLVETKKTIKRMREMNRFVCYVRVLRDGQWSMVESSELVPGDVYDAADANLSVLPADSVLLTGDAIVNESMLTGESVPISKQPITEAAVHTLQTTRSDLATHLARHFLFAGTKVIRIRPVAGAEETSAKAIVVRTGFQTTKGSLVRGMLFPKPMGFKFYRDSFRFIGFLACIAAVGLCLNTINFVKLGIAWSTLLIRVLDLVTVVVPPALPATMSIGTAFAIVRLRRQGVFCISPTRVNMGGKVNVVCFDKTGTLTEDGLDVLGVRTIDAAHQFSELHQATDEVPTSAASDSPLVLLHALTTCHALKVVNGEVIGDPLDVKMFEFTGWAIDEGDDVQTSIDAAPSGEERPPALVQTVVRPSGGPAFEAGALPDAEPFLELGVIRTFDFVSSLRRMSVVVKQLRSPTMEVYVKGAPEALVDICDKSSLPDDFDDLLSYYTQHGYRVIACAGKSLPGLSWVEAQRMPREKAESDLQFLGLIIFENKLKPGSAPAIATLRHANIGCKMVTGDNPRTAVSVARECGMLGQSTTTFLGTFARGSPEQPNDVVLDWTSTDDERTQLNPDTLKPRDLDPSSTEMGDFSVLDYELVVTGDVFRWMTDYAPIEIVRRMLIKGTIFARMSPDEKHDLVDRLQELGYTVGMCGDGANDCGALKAADIGISLSEAEASVAAPFTSTRPDISCVIEVIKEGRAALVTSFSCFKYMALYSLIQFTSITILYNLASSLGDFQFLYIDLFIILPVAVAMARTLPYPTLHVKRPTANLVSKKVLLSMMGQVVICSLAQVFTFWLTRRQDWYEPAPLNPDELNVVNAENSAIFLVSSFQYITVAAVFSVGPPFRKPIYTNPMLLASLTVLGMLSTFFLFVQSGFFFNLLGLVPFPMAFHWELFAIVVVNTIACFVFESYFTQPLLQFIKFVQRISHRGRHHKSRKHNQKTYKAVISSLNDPAEA from the coding sequence ATGGACGACCGACCCGCGgagctggccgaggcgcagtaCCAGGCGCCGTTTGCGatgccgcgccgtgcgcgtgccTCGAGTGCAGCATCCTCGATGTCGTTCTTTGACGAGCGTGAGCTGCAGGAGGCGCAGGAGTGGGCCTCGTCGCAGGAGCGGCCGGCCGGCGTcccgatgcggcggcgccggcgggaCTCGCAGGTGGGCAGCTATGACGACCACAGTGCGATCTTTGACGGCCCGGCCGCTGaaggcgtgccgagctctgTGTCGAGTATGCACCACGTCATGGCGCGCCCGTCGTTCCAGACGTactcgcggcggcagcgccgcggccgcggccggcgtcgccgggACAGTGCTGCGCACTCGCGCgagccgtcgccgacgagcgagCGTACCGGCTCGAACGCATCGCACACGGCGAGTGCGATCTCGTACCGCAAGCGCGCCTACCGTCCGcgggacgaggcgcagggcgAGCCGGCGCAGAATGGCATTATCGGCTCCTTCTTTGCGACGATCCGTGGCGAGGAAGAGCCGTGggacgagcaggcgcttACCGACGAGTACAGCGAGGagccgcgcagcgacgacgacgaagagtACAGCGAGGGCGAGAGCGaccgctcgtcgacctcgtcgcgccgccgcgactcgccgagccgcatGATCCCCAACGTCTTTGGCACGTACGAGGAGCCgtttgccgagcacgacgagaACGAGGCGCCGTTCGACGAtcccgcgctcggcgccaagCCGGTGCACCTCAAAGACTTTCCggatgccgcgccgctcctcgacgaggggccggcgccggtcgaggacgaggcgcaaaAGAGCGTGTGGCTCGACAAGTCCTGCCGCGACAAGCAGCAGATCTACCTTGCGGACGAGGACACGCTCATCCGCATCACGGGCTAcaccgtgcgcaccgaccgCATGCTCCTCTACCacgtcgcgtgcgtgctcacgctcggcatcctcgcgctccttgtGCTCTGGTTCCCCAAGTGGCGCCTGCAGTACCTCTTGCGCGAGTGCGActttgcgcacgccgagttTGTCGTGGTCGAGAACCAGTGGGGCGACCTCAGCCAGGAGTCGTTTATGCTTGTGCCGTTTGCGCGCCCGCTCCGTGCGGTGTTccccgcctcgtcgcgcgatCCGCCGTGCACCCACGCGCAGTACCAGGCGATGCTCCAGGACCCGCTTGAGGACGAGGGGGATGCCGAAGaggtcgtcgacctgcgcatGTTTGAGTACCGCTACACACGCTTCCTCCTGCACCCGCCCAGCGGGCGCTTCCGCACGATCAAGGACTGGCGCGACACTGCGTGGACCTCGTCGGGGGCGATGCAGAGGgggctgcgtgccgacctggagaaggagcgcgcggcggtcttTGGCGCCAACGTGATCGAGATCACCGGCAAGACGACGTGGGAGCTGCTGGTAGGCGAGGTGCTGCATCCCTTCTACATCTTCCAGATCGTCTCGATTGCGCTCTGGAGCTTGGACGACTACTACTACTATGCGTTCTGTATCGCAGCCATCTCTGTCGGGAGCATCTTTtcgacgctcgtcgagacgAAAAAGACGATcaagcgcatgcgcgagaTGAACCGCTTCGTGTGCTACgtgcgcgtcctgcgcgacggGCAGTGGTCGATGGTCGAGAGCAGCGAGCTGGTGCCGGGCGACGTGTATgacgcggcggacgccAACCTCTCTGTGCTCCCGGCGGACAGCGTGCTGCTCACTGGCGACGCGATCGTCAACGAGAGCATGCTCACCGGCGAGAGCGTGCCGATCAGCAAGCAGCCGAtcaccgaggcggccgtgcacacgctgcagacgacgcgcagcgacctcgcgacgcacctcgcgcgccactTTCTCTTTGCCGGCACCAAGGTCATCCGCATCCGCCcggtcgccggcgcggaggagacgagcgccaaggcgatcgtcgtgcgcaccggctTCCAGACGACCAAGGGCTCGCTCGTGCGTGGCATGCTCTTCCCGAAGCCGATGGGCTTCAAGTTCTACCGCGACTCGTTCCGCTTCATTGGCTTCCTTGCATGCATCGCCGCCGTGGGCCTCTGCCTGAACACGATCAACTTTGTCAAGCTCGGCATCGCGTGGAGCACGCTGCTCATCCGCGTGCTCGATCTCGTGACGGTCGTCGTGCCGCCTGCGCTGCCGGCGACGATGAGCATCGGCACGGCGTTTGCGAttgtgcgcctgcgccgccagGGCGTGTTCTGcatctcgccgacgcgcgtcaACATGGGCGGCAAGGTGAATGTCGTGTGCTTCGACAAGACCGGCACGCTCACCGAGGacggcctcgacgtgctcggcgtgcgcaccatTGATGCCGCGCACCAGTTTAGCGAGCTGCACCAGGCCACCGACGAGGTcccgacgtcggccgcaAGCGACAGTccgctcgtcctcctccatGCGCTCACGACGTGCCACGCGCTAAAGGTGGTGAACGGCGAGGTGATTGGCGACCCGCTCGACGTCAAGATGTTTGAATTTACCGGCTGGGCGATtgacgagggcgacgacgtCCAGACCTcgatcgacgccgcgccgagcggcgaggagcgcccgcctgcgctcgtgcagacGGTCGTGCGCCCGTCGGGCGGCCCCGCGTTCGAGGCGGGCGCGCTTCCCGACGCCGAGCCgttcctcgagctgggTGTGATCCGCACCTTTGACTTTGTCTCttcgctgcgccgcatgaGTGTGGTTGTAAAGCagctgcgctcgcccaCGATGGAGGTCTACGTCAAGGGCGCGCCGGaagcgctcgtcgacatCTGCGACAAGTCGTCCCTCCCGGACGACTTTGACGATCTCCTCTCGTACTATACCCAGCACGGCTACCGCGTGATCGCGTGCGCGGGCAAGTCGCTGCCGGGTCTCTCGTgggtcgaggcgcagcgcatgccTCGCGAAAAGGCCGAGAGCGACCTGCAGTTCCTGGGCCTGATCATCTTTGAGAACAAGCTCAAGCCGGGCTCCGCGCCGGCcatcgcgacgctccgCCACGCGAATATCGGCTGCAAGATGGTGACGGGCGACAAcccgcgcacggccgtgagtgtcgcgcgcgagtgcgGCATGCTGGGCcagtcgacgacgacgttCCTCGGCACCTttgcgcgcggctcgcccgAGCAGCCGAAcgacgtcgtgctcgactgGACGAgcaccgacgacgagcgtaCGCAGCTCAACCCCGACACGCTCAAGCCGCGCGATCTCGATCCGAGCTCGACCGAGATGGGCGACTTTAGCGTGCTCGACTACGAGCTCGTGGTCACCGGCGACGTTTTCCGGTGGATGACCGACTATGCGCCGATCGAGATTGTGCGCCGAATGCTCATCAAGGGCACCATCTTTGCGCGCATGTCGCCCGACGAGAAACACGACTTGGTCGACCGCctccaggagctcggcTACACGGTCGGCATGTGCGGCGACGGTGCGAACGACTGCGGTGCGCTCAAGGCCGCCGATATTGGTATCTCGCTctccgaggccgaggcgtcggtcgccgcgcccttcacctcgacgcgccccgACATTTCGTGCGTGATCGAGGTGATCAAAGagggccgtgcggcgctcgtcacATCCTTCTCATGCTTCAAGTACATGGCGCTGTACAGTCTGATCCAGTTCACCTCGATCACGATTCTGTACAACCTCGCAAGCAGTCTCGGCGACTTCCAGTTCCTGTACATTGACCTGTTTATCATCCTTCCGGTCGCCGTGGCgatggcgcgcacgctgcccTACCCCACCCTACACGTCAAGCGGCCGACAGCGAACCTCGTCTCGAAAAAGGTGCTGCTGTCGATGATGGGGCAGGTCGTCATCTGCtcgcttgcgcaggtcTTTACGTTCTGGCTCACGCGCCGCCAGGACTGGTACGAGCCCGCCCCGCTGAACCCCGACGAGCTGAACGTGGTCAATGCAGAGAACTCGGCCATCTTCCTCGTGTCCTCGTTCCAGTACATCACGGTCGCGGCCGTGTTTAGCGTCGGGCCGCCGTTCCGCAAGCCGATCTATACAAACCCGATGCTCCTTGCGTCGCTCAccgtgctcggcatgcTCTCGACCTTTTTCCTCTTTGTCCAGTCGGGCTTCTTCTTTAAtctgctcggcctcgtgcCGTTCCCGATGGCCTTCCACTGGGAGCTGTTTGCGATCGTCGTCGTAAACACCATTGCGTGCTTCGTCTTTGAGTCGTACTTTACGCAACCGCTCCTGCAATTCATCAAGTTTGTGCAGCGCATTTCCCACCGCGGCCGCCACCACAAGTCGCGCAAACACAACCAGAAGACATACAAGGCGGTCATCTCCTCGCTCAATGACCCGGCCGAGGCATAG